A single genomic interval of Hoplias malabaricus isolate fHopMal1 chromosome 7, fHopMal1.hap1, whole genome shotgun sequence harbors:
- the srsf5b gene encoding serine and arginine rich splicing factor 5b, giving the protein MSGCRIFIGRLNPSAREKDVERFFKGYGRIRDIDLKRGFGFVEFDDPRDAEDAVYELDGKELCNERVTIEHARVRLRGGRGRGGGGRFPDRYGRGSQDSRRNPPPMRTENRLIVENLSSRVSWQDLKDFMRQAGEVTFADAHRPKLNEGVVEFASHSDLKNALEKLSGKEINGRKIKLTEAARKKSRSRSRSNSSSRSRSRSRSQSRSPKTHKRSRSRSSSASPSPTQRSKDTKRAREDSGSPPAQRASASRSPSTDSRH; this is encoded by the exons ATGAGTGGTTGTCGTATTTTCATTGGTCGGTTGAACCCCTCTGCCAGAGAAAAGGATGTGGAGCGCTTCTTTAAGGGTTATGGAAGgattcgagatatcgacttgaAAAGAGGTTTTGGATTTGTG gaGTTTGATGATCCAAGAGATGCAGAGGATGCAGTGTATGAGCTTGATGGAAAAGAGCTGTGCAACGAGAG GGTAACTATAGAACATGCCCGGGTCCGTCTGCGTGGAGGCAGAGGTCGAGGCGGCGGAGGACGCTTCCCAGACCGTTACGGCCGTGGCTCACAGGACAGCCGGAG GAATCCCCCTCCAATGCGAACTGAGAACCGCCTGATTGTAGAGAACCTTTCGTCAAGGGTGAGCTGGCAG GACCTGAAGGATTTTATGAGGCAGGCGGGTGAAGTTACTTTTGCAGATGCCCATCGGCCAAAGCTCAACGAAGG AGTGGTTGAGTTTGCGTCCCACAGTGATCTGAAAAATGCTCTGGAGAAACTCTCTGGGAAAGAAATCAATGGAAGGAAGATCAAACTTACTGAAGCAGCCAGGAAAAA GTCCAGGAGTCGTTCTCGCTCCAACAGCTCGTCCCGATCTCGTTCTCGCAGCCGCTCTCAGTCCCGCAGCCCCAAAACTCACAAGCGTTCTCGCAGCCGTTCCTCTTCAGCCTCTCCCTCCCCCACCCAGAGATCCAAGGATACGAAGAGGGCACGTGAAGACTCTGGGTCACCACCAGCTCAACGGGCCAGTGCCTCACGCTCGCCCTCTACTGACAGCCGCCATTAA